AATTGTCCTGGAGATTATTTACTCTTTTCGTGGGAGGCAGCGATTTTATAGTATAAGAATATGCCAATAGATTTTTCAATGCTTTTTGCGGTTTAAGTGTTTTTATAGATAGGTCTTTTCCTGATTCCAATATGTAAATTCCTCTAAATGGGATTTCGGTTGGTAAAAATCCTCTTTCGGTTTTAACGTAATTACTCTTCAACTGATTTTTAAAGACTATTACTTCTTTTGGATCTATGCCCTTTGAATCAATAACTTCTTTTGAAAGTTTCAGCCGGGGAAATCCTGGTTTCACTTTTATATTGTCTTGGTTGATAATAACTGGAAGATAATCATCACAAATTACAGGATTACCCATTTCATATAGGCTCATAGCTAGTGTAGACTTTCCAAAGCCACTATTTCCGAGAAATGCAACTGCTTTGCCTTTAATGTTGGAAGCACTGGCATGAAAAATATGATAACCCCTTTGTTGTAGTAACACTCCCATAACTGTTCCCATTATAAACATCTGAATAAACTCTTTATCTGCAAAGGGCTCTATTTCAATAGTTATTTTGGATCCATTTTCAATTTTAAAAATTCCCACATCATCCCAGAATAAATAAAGCGAGTCTTCAAATGATTTAAAATTTTTCCCAGTAACAAGGGCTGTTTGAGGTAAATCTACTTTGCCCTTTACCAATTTAATATCAGCATAATTCGGATTATAATTTTCTGGAATTCCTTGAAGCTTTATTTCCGAATGAATATTAAGGCCATATGCATTGTAAATCATTTAAATCAAACTAAAAGGTTTCATAAAATAGTTATTAATCCTTTTTCTAATAAATTCTCAACTAATTCAATTAGGTCAGCATAACAAGTTTCTTCATCGATTGAATATTCTTCTAAAATTTTATCACTAATTTTTCCAATGCTTTCTTTATTTTGAATATGTTTCCAAATCGTAGTTCCCACTGGATTGAGACCGTAATATACTCCATCTTTCATGTTTAAAATAGCAGTTTCTTCACCCAAATCACAAGAAACTACCTCTTTATTTATCTTAAATTTTGATTTTCTATTTAGATTCATAATCAATCCCTCAAATAAAGCACATCTGGATATTAATATTTGTAACCAATATTGTTAAACAAAGTAAATATGCTCCTTGGGTAGAGTAAATTTTATATGGGGTAAACATAATTATTATAATTGATGATACAAAAAGGCATTTACAAAAAACCCAAACTGATTACCCATGGCAATGTGGATGACATTACTCTTGGAACAGCTCCAGGTGGACTCGAAGAACCCGGGGGTAAACAACCTTCAGGTGGTCCAGTTTAAGATTTTTCATTTTTTTTAATTTTATATATTCAGTTCATTCTCCAATATATCTATAACTAATTATTGAAATATCTCATTAAAATGAAAAAAAGTAATTAAGTTATTTTAGACTATGGGATGAACAACTGTTTGTGCGTTGTTGGAAGGGTTCCAGTCGTATTGTGCGGGGGTTCCCGTTCGTGTTGCTGTGTTTTTAATTGTTCCAGTAGTGTTGATTTCGGCTATTATTATTAGTATTTTGGTTTGGTCGTTTGTGTTGAAGT
The sequence above is drawn from the Methanobacterium formicicum genome and encodes:
- a CDS encoding PqqD family protein, whose product is MNLNRKSKFKINKEVVSCDLGEETAILNMKDGVYYGLNPVGTTIWKHIQNKESIGKISDKILEEYSIDEETCYADLIELVENLLEKGLITIL